Proteins from one Coffea arabica cultivar ET-39 chromosome 8c, Coffea Arabica ET-39 HiFi, whole genome shotgun sequence genomic window:
- the LOC113707302 gene encoding protein Brevis radix-like 1 isoform X2 yields MLTCITCSKQRTEDGGEESARGTPSTKEAVKSLTAQIKDIALKVSGSKQGKPSISPGGFRKGRPYPDFDTISEGVPYPFMQPGSSNSTPAWDFTRTGPQSAGRHDSRFTGAFGGDRTPGGQESISQSGDVVLEDEDEPKEWMAQVEPGVQITFVSLPNGGNDLKRIRFSREMFNKWQAQRWWGENYDRIMELYNVQRFNRQALNTPSRSEDGRDSSYSRLGSARESPMMTPSVNKEWTPRSYYRPPGNKGYFPSDPSDQGSSQHYMAGSSAYAPGGPRGEMSSMDPSRTTTSSRDEASASISNASDIESEWVEQDEPGVYITIRQLADGTRELRRVRFSREKFGEVHAKLWWESNRDRIQTQYL; encoded by the exons ATGTTGACGTGTATTACGTGCTCCAAGCAAAGGACGGAAGATGGGGGAGAGGAAAGCGCGCGTGGGACTCCCAGTACAAAAGAAGCCGTCAAAAGCCTGACGGCGCAG ATTAAGGATATTGCTTTGAAAGTATCGGGTAGTAAGCAAGGCAAGCCGAGCATAAGCCCAGGTGGTTTCAGAAAAGGCAGACCATATCCAGATTTCGACACAATTTCAGAGGGAGTGCCCTACCCTTTTATGCAACCAGGAAGCTCAAATTCCACTCCAGCTTGGGATTTTACAAGAACTGGCCCTCAATCTGCTGGCCGACATGACTCAAGATTCACCGGGGCATTTGGTGGTGACAGGACTCCTGGCGGACAAGAGTCTATCTCACAGTCTGGTGATGTGGTGCTGGAAGATGAGGATGAACCAAAAGAATGGATGGCACAGGTGGAACCTGGAGTTCAAATTACTTTTGTTTCACTCCCGAATGGTGGAAATGATCTAAAGAGAATACGCTTTAG TCGTGAGATGTTCAACAAATGGCAAGCACAAAGGTGGTGGGGTGAAAATTATGATCGAATCATGGAACTGTATAACGTCCAAAGATTCAACCGGCAAGCTCTTAACACACCCTCAAGATCAGAAGATGGG AGGGATTCTTCTTACTCGAGGCTTGGATCAGCTAGGGAAAGCCCAATGATGACTCCATCTGTTAACAAAGAATGGACCCCAAGAAGTTACTATAGACCTCCTGGAAACAAGGGTTATTTCCCCTCTGATCCTTCAGACCAAGGCAGCAGCCAACATTATATGGCTGGATCAAGTGCTTATGCACCAGGTGGCCCAAGGGGTGAGATGTCATCAATGGATCCATCTAGAACGACAACCTCCTCCAGGGACGAGGCTTCAGCCTCAATAAGCAATGCCAGTGACATCGAGTCTGAGTGGGTGGAGCAAGATGAACCAGGGGTATATATTACTATCAGACAATTGGCAGATGGAACCAGGGAGCTAAGGCGTGTAAGATTCAG CCGTGAGAAGTTCGGGGAAGTACATGCAAAGCTCTGGTGGGAATCCAACAGGGATAGAATACAAACTCAATACCTCTAA
- the LOC113707302 gene encoding protein Brevis radix-like 1 isoform X1, translated as MNLPSKLEKLWMVLQFLLLMSVQKTACVSSIILRVTSATKNKESTIKDIALKVSGSKQGKPSISPGGFRKGRPYPDFDTISEGVPYPFMQPGSSNSTPAWDFTRTGPQSAGRHDSRFTGAFGGDRTPGGQESISQSGDVVLEDEDEPKEWMAQVEPGVQITFVSLPNGGNDLKRIRFSREMFNKWQAQRWWGENYDRIMELYNVQRFNRQALNTPSRSEDGRDSSYSRLGSARESPMMTPSVNKEWTPRSYYRPPGNKGYFPSDPSDQGSSQHYMAGSSAYAPGGPRGEMSSMDPSRTTTSSRDEASASISNASDIESEWVEQDEPGVYITIRQLADGTRELRRVRFSREKFGEVHAKLWWESNRDRIQTQYL; from the exons ATGAATTTACCATCCAAGCTTGAAAAATTGTGGATGGTTCTGCAATTTTTATTACTGATGTCGGTGCAGAAGACTGCCTGTGTGAGTTCTATTATTCTTCGTGTAACTTCTGCAAccaaaaataaagaatcaaca ATTAAGGATATTGCTTTGAAAGTATCGGGTAGTAAGCAAGGCAAGCCGAGCATAAGCCCAGGTGGTTTCAGAAAAGGCAGACCATATCCAGATTTCGACACAATTTCAGAGGGAGTGCCCTACCCTTTTATGCAACCAGGAAGCTCAAATTCCACTCCAGCTTGGGATTTTACAAGAACTGGCCCTCAATCTGCTGGCCGACATGACTCAAGATTCACCGGGGCATTTGGTGGTGACAGGACTCCTGGCGGACAAGAGTCTATCTCACAGTCTGGTGATGTGGTGCTGGAAGATGAGGATGAACCAAAAGAATGGATGGCACAGGTGGAACCTGGAGTTCAAATTACTTTTGTTTCACTCCCGAATGGTGGAAATGATCTAAAGAGAATACGCTTTAG TCGTGAGATGTTCAACAAATGGCAAGCACAAAGGTGGTGGGGTGAAAATTATGATCGAATCATGGAACTGTATAACGTCCAAAGATTCAACCGGCAAGCTCTTAACACACCCTCAAGATCAGAAGATGGG AGGGATTCTTCTTACTCGAGGCTTGGATCAGCTAGGGAAAGCCCAATGATGACTCCATCTGTTAACAAAGAATGGACCCCAAGAAGTTACTATAGACCTCCTGGAAACAAGGGTTATTTCCCCTCTGATCCTTCAGACCAAGGCAGCAGCCAACATTATATGGCTGGATCAAGTGCTTATGCACCAGGTGGCCCAAGGGGTGAGATGTCATCAATGGATCCATCTAGAACGACAACCTCCTCCAGGGACGAGGCTTCAGCCTCAATAAGCAATGCCAGTGACATCGAGTCTGAGTGGGTGGAGCAAGATGAACCAGGGGTATATATTACTATCAGACAATTGGCAGATGGAACCAGGGAGCTAAGGCGTGTAAGATTCAG CCGTGAGAAGTTCGGGGAAGTACATGCAAAGCTCTGGTGGGAATCCAACAGGGATAGAATACAAACTCAATACCTCTAA
- the LOC113707302 gene encoding protein Brevis radix-like 1 isoform X3 has protein sequence MNLPSKLEKLWMVLQFLLLMSVQKTACIKDIALKVSGSKQGKPSISPGGFRKGRPYPDFDTISEGVPYPFMQPGSSNSTPAWDFTRTGPQSAGRHDSRFTGAFGGDRTPGGQESISQSGDVVLEDEDEPKEWMAQVEPGVQITFVSLPNGGNDLKRIRFSREMFNKWQAQRWWGENYDRIMELYNVQRFNRQALNTPSRSEDGRDSSYSRLGSARESPMMTPSVNKEWTPRSYYRPPGNKGYFPSDPSDQGSSQHYMAGSSAYAPGGPRGEMSSMDPSRTTTSSRDEASASISNASDIESEWVEQDEPGVYITIRQLADGTRELRRVRFSREKFGEVHAKLWWESNRDRIQTQYL, from the exons ATGAATTTACCATCCAAGCTTGAAAAATTGTGGATGGTTCTGCAATTTTTATTACTGATGTCGGTGCAGAAGACTGCCTGT ATTAAGGATATTGCTTTGAAAGTATCGGGTAGTAAGCAAGGCAAGCCGAGCATAAGCCCAGGTGGTTTCAGAAAAGGCAGACCATATCCAGATTTCGACACAATTTCAGAGGGAGTGCCCTACCCTTTTATGCAACCAGGAAGCTCAAATTCCACTCCAGCTTGGGATTTTACAAGAACTGGCCCTCAATCTGCTGGCCGACATGACTCAAGATTCACCGGGGCATTTGGTGGTGACAGGACTCCTGGCGGACAAGAGTCTATCTCACAGTCTGGTGATGTGGTGCTGGAAGATGAGGATGAACCAAAAGAATGGATGGCACAGGTGGAACCTGGAGTTCAAATTACTTTTGTTTCACTCCCGAATGGTGGAAATGATCTAAAGAGAATACGCTTTAG TCGTGAGATGTTCAACAAATGGCAAGCACAAAGGTGGTGGGGTGAAAATTATGATCGAATCATGGAACTGTATAACGTCCAAAGATTCAACCGGCAAGCTCTTAACACACCCTCAAGATCAGAAGATGGG AGGGATTCTTCTTACTCGAGGCTTGGATCAGCTAGGGAAAGCCCAATGATGACTCCATCTGTTAACAAAGAATGGACCCCAAGAAGTTACTATAGACCTCCTGGAAACAAGGGTTATTTCCCCTCTGATCCTTCAGACCAAGGCAGCAGCCAACATTATATGGCTGGATCAAGTGCTTATGCACCAGGTGGCCCAAGGGGTGAGATGTCATCAATGGATCCATCTAGAACGACAACCTCCTCCAGGGACGAGGCTTCAGCCTCAATAAGCAATGCCAGTGACATCGAGTCTGAGTGGGTGGAGCAAGATGAACCAGGGGTATATATTACTATCAGACAATTGGCAGATGGAACCAGGGAGCTAAGGCGTGTAAGATTCAG CCGTGAGAAGTTCGGGGAAGTACATGCAAAGCTCTGGTGGGAATCCAACAGGGATAGAATACAAACTCAATACCTCTAA
- the LOC113707302 gene encoding protein BREVIS RADIX-like isoform X4, producing the protein MQPGSSNSTPAWDFTRTGPQSAGRHDSRFTGAFGGDRTPGGQESISQSGDVVLEDEDEPKEWMAQVEPGVQITFVSLPNGGNDLKRIRFSREMFNKWQAQRWWGENYDRIMELYNVQRFNRQALNTPSRSEDGRDSSYSRLGSARESPMMTPSVNKEWTPRSYYRPPGNKGYFPSDPSDQGSSQHYMAGSSAYAPGGPRGEMSSMDPSRTTTSSRDEASASISNASDIESEWVEQDEPGVYITIRQLADGTRELRRVRFSREKFGEVHAKLWWESNRDRIQTQYL; encoded by the exons ATGCAACCAGGAAGCTCAAATTCCACTCCAGCTTGGGATTTTACAAGAACTGGCCCTCAATCTGCTGGCCGACATGACTCAAGATTCACCGGGGCATTTGGTGGTGACAGGACTCCTGGCGGACAAGAGTCTATCTCACAGTCTGGTGATGTGGTGCTGGAAGATGAGGATGAACCAAAAGAATGGATGGCACAGGTGGAACCTGGAGTTCAAATTACTTTTGTTTCACTCCCGAATGGTGGAAATGATCTAAAGAGAATACGCTTTAG TCGTGAGATGTTCAACAAATGGCAAGCACAAAGGTGGTGGGGTGAAAATTATGATCGAATCATGGAACTGTATAACGTCCAAAGATTCAACCGGCAAGCTCTTAACACACCCTCAAGATCAGAAGATGGG AGGGATTCTTCTTACTCGAGGCTTGGATCAGCTAGGGAAAGCCCAATGATGACTCCATCTGTTAACAAAGAATGGACCCCAAGAAGTTACTATAGACCTCCTGGAAACAAGGGTTATTTCCCCTCTGATCCTTCAGACCAAGGCAGCAGCCAACATTATATGGCTGGATCAAGTGCTTATGCACCAGGTGGCCCAAGGGGTGAGATGTCATCAATGGATCCATCTAGAACGACAACCTCCTCCAGGGACGAGGCTTCAGCCTCAATAAGCAATGCCAGTGACATCGAGTCTGAGTGGGTGGAGCAAGATGAACCAGGGGTATATATTACTATCAGACAATTGGCAGATGGAACCAGGGAGCTAAGGCGTGTAAGATTCAG CCGTGAGAAGTTCGGGGAAGTACATGCAAAGCTCTGGTGGGAATCCAACAGGGATAGAATACAAACTCAATACCTCTAA
- the LOC113705696 gene encoding cyclin-dependent kinase F-4: protein MERYKIIKEVGNGTFGSVWRALNKQTGEVVAIKKMKKKYYSWEECINLREVKSLRKMNHPNIVKLKEVIREHDILYFVFEYMECNLYQLMKDRPKLFSEAEVKNWCFQVFQGLAFMHQRGFFHRDLKPENLLVSKDMIKIADFGLAREINSRPPYTEYVSTRWYRAPEVLLQSPTYGSAVDMWAMGAIMAELFALRPLFPGSSEADEIYKICSVIGTPTENDWSEGLELASFINYQFPQVAGVHLSALMPSASEDAIDLIQSLCSWDPCKRPTASEAIQHPFFQSCFYVPPSLRTKAALAKTPPSAGTRVPVEQKTGRRYSGSLPNVKSANNFSSVKSNASSYAGVQRKLEMNFQFQDEQKYSKSTLKQPPRYRPPVKNGPASTFMGKTRGVSDTAEKFSNMTIGSGKPSLKSQQPPPMKAGGWHGQSDLFLGRSQEMLPGRTFTRKVAG from the exons ATGGAAAG ATACAAGATAATCAAGGAAGTTGGAAATGGTACTTTTGGAAGTGTTTGGCGAGCATTGAATAAACAGACTGGCGAAGTG GttgcaattaaaaaaatgaagaagaaatattaTTCATGGGAAGAGTGCATTAATCTGAGAGAAGTCAAG TCTCTTAGGAAAATGAACCATCCAAACATTGTGAAGCTCAAGGAAGTGATTAGAGAACATGACATTCTGTACTTTGTATTTGAGTACATG GAATGCAATCTTTACCAACTTATGAAGGACAGGCCAAAACTATTCTCAGAAGCTGAAGTAAAAAATTGGTGCTTCCAAGTTTTCCAAGGTCTTGCATTCATGCATCAACGTGGGTTCTTTCATCGCGACCTTAAGCCAG AGAATTTGCTGGTCTCAAAGGATATGATTAAAATTGCCGATTTTGGTCTTGCTCGTGAAATCAATTCTCGACCACCTTACACTGAATATGTTTCAACTCGATG GTATCGTGCTCCTGAAGTTCTGCTCCAATCACCAACATATGGTTCTGCTGTTG ATATGTGGGCAATGGGTGCAATAATGGCTGAATTATTTGCACTTCGTCCTCTGTTTCCAGGGTCAAG TGAGGCAGATGAAATATATAAGATATGCAGTGTTATAGGAACTCCAACGGAGAATGACTGGTCTGAAGGACTTGAACTAGCTAGTTTTATTAACTACCAGTTTCCACAG GTTGCTGGTGTCCATCTGTCCGCCTTGATGCCTTCCGCTAGTGAGGATGCAATCGACCTCATTCAA TCATTATGCTCATGGGATCCATGTAAGAGGCCAACTGCCTCAGAGGCAATTCAACATCCTTTCTTTCAG AGTTGTTTCTATGTTCCTCCATCTTTACGCACTAAAGCTGCTCTTGCTAAAACGCCTCCATCAG CTGGAACCAGGGTGCCGGTGGAGCAAAAGACTGGTAGGAGATATTCGGGCAGTTTGCCAAATGTGAAGTCCGCAAACAACTTCTCCTCCGTCAAGTCGAATGCATCTTCCTATGCAG GTGTACAAAGGAAGTTGGAGATGAATTTTCAGTTTCAG GATGAGCAGAAATATTCTAAGAGCACTTTGAAGCAACCACCAAGATACCGACCACCTGTTAAGAATGGTCCAG CTTCCACCTTTATGGGGAAGACTCGTGGAGTTTCTGATACAGCTGAGAAGTTTTCAAACATGACCATTGGATCTGGAAAACCGTCTTTAAAGTCACAGCAGCCTCCACCCATGAAGGCTGGAGGATGGCACGGGCAATCTGATTTGTTCCTTGGACGATCTCAAGAGATGCTTCCCGGAAGAACTTTCACCAGGAAAGTGGCAGGATGA